In a single window of the Bradyrhizobium erythrophlei genome:
- a CDS encoding GIY-YIG nuclease family protein, whose product MKEPCVYIVASKRHGTLYTGVTANLPRRAFEHHEGLVKGFSAKYACKMLVWYELQETMIEAITREKLIKAGSRAKKIALSEAINPEWKDLYETLV is encoded by the coding sequence ATGAAAGAACCGTGTGTCTACATCGTCGCAAGCAAGCGCCACGGGACACTCTACACGGGCGTCACGGCCAACCTGCCGCGACGCGCGTTCGAGCACCACGAGGGATTGGTGAAGGGTTTCTCGGCGAAATATGCTTGCAAGATGCTGGTCTGGTACGAATTGCAAGAGACCATGATCGAGGCGATCACGCGGGAAAAGCTGATCAAGGCCGGCAGCCGGGCTAAGAAAATAGCGTTGAGCGAAGCGATCAATCCCGAATGGAAAGATCTATACGAGACGCTGGTGTGA